One Neodiprion pinetum isolate iyNeoPine1 chromosome 1, iyNeoPine1.2, whole genome shotgun sequence genomic window carries:
- the LOC138190912 gene encoding uncharacterized protein: protein MSDNKDTEEKKKVGWVYNLNAEQLKNELKTRGIPYNDTELFENLRKKVVAIVKEEISAASAKQPTITNAEIESNKTTNQNNQQDDTSGDDASFFSVSDSDTDSNMSNNQARLEFCLDTSDWEIFVERLDIRISTKKVKEEDKAGELLSRLDDDAYKLIKSLCAPEKAANKSYADLVEMMTNHLTPKPSELMERCTFNQAKQNINESVAEFAARLKKLALNCEFSDLQTSLRDQFVVGMRDDTTRVELFKTSKLTFDAALKEAIAREAAVKNASSVANTLEKRNTQRDMFALKQESKTANPYNSRRPPSKPHFGADKRDDTQNHNRPDIKCWCCGGRNHVRAKCHHKHECCGYCKGKGHLEKVCLKKHGTTRGGVNKLVGDDGELQEEEEEEEPSHTNEFFCLKTDDKSNGPILIGRQWLAAFGCWPLAIQKENTNTTAIKLINVLKSIFAKYGLPLHMVTDGGPQFRADIFLDFLRGNGVNHSFAPPYHPATNGAAENFVGTFKNKVTKIIKGGETPESAVNLFLFDYRNIAHCTTGKSPAQLMYNRDLRTRFDLLRTSVAAHVEKKQRAQIMTKPGTRQNDVIVGDTVLFDNHRVRGEKRVTGEVIKKVSPSTYVIRDSDHALAKRHIDQIVKQKKSNVPMRRSPRLNKS, encoded by the exons ATGAGTGATAACAAGGAtacagaagagaaaaagaaagttggATGGGTATATAATTTAAACGCGGAACAATTAAAAAACGAGTTAAAGACACGTGGCATCCCATACAACGACACCGAATTGTTCGAGAATCTCCGAAAAAAGGTGGTAGCTATCgtcaaagaagaaatttcgGCGGCAAGCGCGAAACAGCCTACAATCACGAACGCGGAAATAGAATCGAATAAGACCACGAATCAAAACAATCAACAAGACGATACATCGGGTGACGACGCGTCTTTCTTTTCGGTGTCCGACTCTGATACAGACAGCAACATGTCGAATAACCAGGCAAGGTTAGAGTTTTGTTTGGATACAAGTGACTGGGAAATATTCGTAGAACGCTTAGATATTCGAATTAGTACGAAGaaagtaaaagaagaagacaAGGCGGGAGAGTTACTCTCGCGTCTCGACGACGACGCATATAAACTAATAAAAAGCTTATGCGCGCCGGAAAAAGCAGCAAATAAAAGCTACGCGGATTTAGTTGAAATGATGACAAATCATCTTACGCCGAAGCCTTCCGAGTTGATGGAAAGATGCACCTTTAACCAAGCCAAGCAGAACATCAACGAATCAGTAGCCGAATTCGCGGCAAGGCTAAAGAAATTAGCGCTAAATTGCGAATTTAGCGACCTGCAAACCTCACTGCGAGATCAGTTCGTCGTTGGAATGCGCGATGATACAACGCGAGTTGAACTGTTTAAAACGAGTAAACTCACGTTTGACGCTGCATTAAAAGAAGCAATCGCAAGAGAAGCAGCGGTGAAAAACGCGTCAAGTGTAGCAAACACGCTCGAAAAGAGAAACACACAACGAGATATGTTTGCATTGAAGCAAGAAAGCAAGACGGCGAACCCATATAACAGCAGAAGGCCACCAAGCAAGCCGCATTTTGGAGCAGACAAAAGAGACGATACCCAAAATCATAACAGGCCGGACATCAAGTGTTGGTGCTGTGGCGGTCGCAATCACGTGCGCGCCAAATGCCACCATAAACATGAATGCTGCGGCTACTGCAAAGGGAAGGGGCATTTAGAGAAGGTATGCCTCAAGAAGCACGGAACAACGAGGGGCGGCGTAAACAAGCTGGTAGGGGACGACGGTGAACTacaggaggaggaggaggaagaggagccGTCGCACACCAACGAGTTCTTCTGCCTCAAGACCGACGACAAAA GCAATGGTCCAATTTTGATTGGCAGGCAATGGCTTGCAGCGTTTGGATGCTGGCCATTAGCAATACAAAAGGAAAATACAAATACCACAGCTATTAAACTAATAAATGTACTAAAAAGCATATTCGCTAAATACGGGTTACCACTACATATGGTAACAGACGGGGGACCGCAATTCCGAGCAGATATATTCTTAGATTTTCTACGGGGCAATGGAGTTAACCATAGTTTTGCACCGCCGTATCACCCAGCGACGAACGGCGCGGCAGAAAATTTCGTtggcacttttaaaaataaagtcaCGAAAATCATCAAAGGGGGAGAGACGCCAGAATCGGCTGTAAACTTATTCTTATTCGATTATAGAAACATAGCACATTGTACTACAGGGAAAAGCCCTGCACAACTCATGTATAACAGAGACTTGCGCACTCGTTTTGACCTTCTGAGAACCAGTGTAGCAGCGCACGTAGAGAAAAAACAGCGAGCGCAAATAATGACGAAACCGGGTACAAGACAAAATGATGTGATTGTGGGAGACACCGTATTGTTTGATAACCATCGCGTTCGAGGTGAGAAAAGAGTAACTGgagaagtaataaaaaaagtatctCCGTCTACATATGTTATTAGAGACTCTGATCATGCGTTAGCTAAGAGACACATCGACCAAATTgttaaacaaaagaaaagtaatGTACCAATGCGTCGGTCTCCACGTCTAAACAAATCTTAA